Proteins encoded in a region of the Dreissena polymorpha isolate Duluth1 chromosome 6, UMN_Dpol_1.0, whole genome shotgun sequence genome:
- the LOC127834367 gene encoding uncharacterized protein LOC127834367 isoform X5: MDVQQLYLHLGSNDILTNEAVFYRDVADLCDLVHQVIPDTEEAHNRCPECRVICSNEDALLSHFCSRHIKQLETGKESKIKLIGSPMIASANNELNEVSSRKWKACLENRSFHYEGTYKHFPPTMWIKMFGLMILGRMCGQGGLHYIMIQLCIQQHVNLSQRMLMLLNDVEKNPGPEYSCKWISCKEDFHSIGQQDAHIISHVVQEKCCRWGDCTKVLSFNSLEIHELKHLYDVSLALCMNWCCFIFCISLSQSSLVLMVKYILSASFFPPILPFIVCLHQEF; encoded by the exons agatGTAGCTGACTTGTGCGATTTGGTGCATCAGGTCATTCCAGACACTGAG gaggcgcacaatcggtgtccagaatgcagggttatttgctccaacgaagacgctttgctgagccacttctgcagtcgccacatcaagcaactagagactggaaaagagagtaaaattaagctgataggctcaccaatg attgcatctgctaataatgaactcaacgaagtcagctcaaggaagtggaaggcatgcttggaaaatagaagtttccattatgaag gaacatacaaacatttcccacccaccatgtggatcaagatgtttgggctgatgattctgggtcgtatgtgtggacaaggtggtcttcattacatcatgatacagctgtgtattcaacaacatgttaacctgtcccagcggatgttgatgctcttaaatgatgttgagaaaaatccaggaccg GAGTATTCGTGCAAATGGATATCCTGCAAGGAAGACTTCCACTCCATAGGACAGCAAGATGCACATATCATCTCTCATGTGGTTCAAGAGAAATGCTGTAGATGGGGAGACTGTACCAAAGTCCTGAGCTTTAATAGTCTAGAAATCCATGAACTTAAACATCTCTATGATGTGAGTTTAGCACTGTGTATGAACTGGTGTTGcttcattttctgcatatctttatctcagtcttctctagttttgatggtcaaatacatattgtctgccagtttttttcccccaatactgccgttcatcgtttgcttgcatcaagagttttaa